The following coding sequences lie in one Lolium perenne isolate Kyuss_39 chromosome 2, Kyuss_2.0, whole genome shotgun sequence genomic window:
- the LOC127334389 gene encoding potassium transporter 1 — protein MSLEVEEIPAPLKRHDSLFGDAEKVSHSKHHGSQVSWTRTLSLAFQSIGIIYGDIGTSPLYVYSSTFPNGIKNNDDLLGVLSLILYTLIIIPMLKYVFIVLYANDNGDGGTFALYSLISRYAKIRMIPDQQAEDAAVSNYHIEAPNSQLRRAQWVKQKLESSKAAKIVLFTLTILGTSMVIGDGTLTPAISVLSAVSGIKEKAPGLTQTQVVLISVAILFMLFSVQRFGTDKVGYTFAPVISVWFLLIAGIGMYNLVIHDIGVLRAFNPMYIVQYFTRNGKAGWVSLGGVVLCVTGTEGMFADLGHFNVRAVQLSFNCILFPSVGLCYIGQAAYLRKFPNDVADTFYKSIPAPMFWPTFIIAILAAIIASQAMLSGAFAILSKALSLGCMPRVRVIHTSHKYEGQVYIPEVNFMMGLASILVTIAFKTTTNIGNAYGICVVTTFSITTHLMTVVMLLIWKKHVIFIMLFYVVFGSIELIYLSSILSKFIEGGYLPFCFALVVMSLMATWHYVQVKRYWYELDHIVPISEMTALLEKSDVRRIPGVGLLYTELVQGIPPVFPRLIKKIPSVHSIFIFMSIKHLPISHVIPAERFIFRQVGPKEHRMFRCVARYGYSDTLEEPKEFAVFLVDRLKMFIQEESAFAQIEPENDDSSEVPETQARPRRSTQTAVHSEEAIETRVSSHSGRISFHVNQTVEEEKQLIDREVERGMVYLMGEANVTAKAKSSVLKKIVVNYVYTFLRKNLTEGHKALAIPKDQLLKVGITYEI, from the exons ATGTCGCTCGAAGTCGAGGAGATACCTGCCCCGCTCAAACGCCATGACTCGCTTTTCGGCGATGCAGAGAAGGTCTCCCACTCGAAGCATCATGGCTCCCAG GTGAGCTGGACCCGAACGCTGAGCCTTGCTTTCCAGAGCATCGGTATCATCTATGGTGATATCGGGACATCACCACTTTACGTCTACTCTAGTACCTTCCCTAACGGAATCAAGAACAACGACGATCTCCTAGGCGTCCTGTCGCTCATCCTCTACACCCTCATCATCATACCGATGCTCAAGTACGTCTTCATCGTGCTGTATGCAAACGACAACGGAGATG GTGGCACTTTTGCGCTTTACTCGCTGATATCACGGTACGCAAAGATAAGAATGATCCCGGACCAGCAGGCTGAGGATGCTGCGGTGTCCAATTACCACATTGAAGCACCAAATTCGCAGCTGAGGAGGGCGCAGTGGGTGAAGCAGAAGCTTGAGTCCAGCAAGGCGGCCAAGATTGTGCTCTTCACCCTCACCATCCTTGGCACGTCCATGGTGATAGGAGATGGAACCTTGACACCAGCAATTTCTG TGCTCTCTGCAGTGAGTGGGATCAAGGAAAAGGCGCCAGGCTTGACTCAAA CACAAGTGGTCCTCATATCGGTGGCAATTCTGTTCATGCTCTTCTCGGTCCAGCGTTTCGGGACAGACAAGGTTGGGTACACCTTTGCTCCAGTCATCTCGGTGTGGTTTCTTCTGATTGCCGGTATCGGGATGTACAACCTCGTCATTCACGATATCGGTGTTCTACGGGCCTTTAATCCGATGTATATAGTACAATACTTCACAAGGAACGGGAAGGCTGGATGGGTTTCACTTGGTGGAGTTGTCTTGTGTGTCACAG GCACAGAAGGTATGTTTGCTGACCTAGGACATTTCAACGTCAGGGCTGTTCAG CTCAGCTTCAATTGTATTTTGTTCCCGTCCGTGGGGCTGTGTTACATCGGGCAGGCCGCTTACCTGAGGAAATTCCCAAATGATGTTGCAGACACCTTCTATAAATCTATCCCAG CACCAATGTTTTGGCCAACCTTCATCATTGCCATTCTCGCTGCCATCATAGCAAGCCAGGCTATGCTCTCTGGTGCATTTGCCATCCTCTCCAAGGCCCTATCTCTCGGTTGCATGCCCAGGGTTCGAGTGATCCACACCTCACACAAATATGAGGGGCAGGTGTACATTCCTGAGGTGAACTTCATGATGGGATTGGCAAGCATCCTAGTCACGATCGCCTTCAAAACGACCACTAACATCGGCAATGCTTACG GGATCTGTGTCGTGACCACATTCTCGATCACCACCCATTTGATGACTGTCGTGATGCTCCTCATATGGAAGAAGCACGTGATCTTCATCATGCTGTTCTACGTTGTGTTTGGCTCCATAGAGTTGATCTACCTCTCTTCCATACTGTCGAAGTTCATTGAAGGTGGATACCTCCCGTTCTGTTTTGCGCTGGTCGTGATGAGCCTGATGGCAACATGGCACTATGTCCAGGTCAAGAGGTACTGGTACGAGCTTGACCACATTGTGCCTATTAGTGAAATGACAGCACTGCTCGAGAAGAGCGACGTGCGGCGGATCCCTGGGGTGGGCCTTCTATACACGGAGCTGGTTCAGGGTATTCCCCCAGTGTTCCCTCGGCTGATCAAGAAGATACCATCCGTGCACTCCATCTTCATCTTCATGTCAATCAAGCACCTGCCAATCTCTCATGTGATTCCTGCAGAGAGGTTCATCTTCCGGCAGGTCGGCCCGAAGGAGCATCGGATGTTCCGGTGTGTGGCGCGGTATGGGTACAGCGACACGCTGGAGGAGCCCAAGGAGTTTGCAGTATTTCTTGTGGATAGGCTCAAGATGTTCATCCAGGAGGAGAGCGCATTCGCGCAGATCGAACCAGAGAACGATGATAGCAGTGAAGTTCCAGAAACCCAGGCAAGGCCAAGGCGGTCCACGCAAACTGCAGTGCACAGCGAGGAGGCGATTGAAACACGGGTGAGCAGCCACTCAGGGAGGATCAGTTTCCATGTGAACCAGACAGTTGAGGAGGAGAAGCAGCTGATTGACAGAGAGGTGGAGCGGGGGATGGTGTACCTGATGGGGGAGGCAAATGTTACAGCTAAAGCCAAGTCCTCGGTCTTGAAGAAGATAGTGGTGAACTATGTTTATACGTTCTTGAGGAAGAACTTGACGGAGGGGCACAAGGCACTAGCCATTCCGAAAGATCAGCTGCTCAAAGTTGGGATCACATATGAAATATAA